Proteins from one Triticum aestivum cultivar Chinese Spring chromosome 7A, IWGSC CS RefSeq v2.1, whole genome shotgun sequence genomic window:
- the LOC123147439 gene encoding uncharacterized protein isoform X2 produces MTGHGATTRYLTAADNGDELSSSIVVGKYHRHLQSTPPTKSYGKGAAAAFAKELGYFNTGKHVSQMKDRKRATNPMNDEPKRRTVFQNISEKHLDMDDSKLDLKFCTESRQKKNFVEPKDLSHKLQTEDLTFGSSTKRWYHSKNRTYQYGRLNTGNENKELVFFSDEDTKPAKSVDVKVANKRQIGNTIGITSGCG; encoded by the exons ATGACGGGTCACGGGGCCACGACGCGTTACCTCACCGCCGCTG ATAATGGTGATGAGCTCAGCAGCAGCATCGTTGTTGGTAAATACCATCGGCACTTACAGTCTACTCCACCTACAAAGAGCTATGGGAAG GGCGCTGCAGCAGCATTCGCTAAAGAGCTAGGCTATTTTAACACAGGCAAACATGTTTCCCAAATGAAAGATCGGAAAAGAGCAACAAATCCCATGAATGATGAACCAAAAAGGCGTACAGTTTTTCAAAATATTTCTGAGAAACATTTAGATATGGATGATAGCAAGTTAGATTTGAAGTTCTGTACAGAAAGTCGACAGAAAAAAAACTTTGTTGAGCCAAAGGACTTGTCCCATAAACTACAGACAGAAGATCTTACTTTTGGGAGTTCGACCAAGAG ATGGTACCATTCCAAGAATCGGACCTACCAATATGGGAGGTTAAATACAGGAAACGAGAATAAG GAATTGGTTTTCTTCAGTGACGAAGATACAAAACCCGCTAAATCTGTTGATGTCAAGGTGGCTAATAAACGGCAAATTGGTAACACAATAG GTATTACGAGCGGCTGcggatga
- the LOC123147438 gene encoding polycomb group protein FIE1, producing the protein MARLGPGQGLGCEAAVGSLAPSRSREYKLCSKHTEGKRPLYAIGFNFIDARYYDVFATVGGNRATTYRGLPDGNLAVLQAYIDADDAQSFYTLSWACDLDGTPLLVAAGSNAVIRVINCATEKLFKSFLGHGDSINEIRTQPLKPSLFISASKDESVRLWNVHTGICILIFAGGGGHRNEVLSVDFHPSDIYRIASCGMDNTVKIWSMKEFWPYVEKSFTWTDLPSKFPTKFVQFPLMTSVVHSNYVDCTRWLGDFILSKSVDNEIVLWEPKIKEQGPGEGSIDVLQKYPVPDCDIWFIKFSCDFHFNQLAIGNREGKIYVWEVQASPPVLITRLSSPQCKMPIRQTAVSFDGSTILACGEDGSIYRWDEVEHQAAKN; encoded by the exons ATGGCGAGGCTGGGCCCGGGGCAGGGGTTAGGGTGCGAGGCGGCGGTGGGGTCGCTGGCGCCCAGCCGGAGCCGGGAGTACAAGCTCTGCAGCAAGCACACCGAGGGCAAGCGCCCGCTCTACGCCATCGGCTTCAACTTCATCGACGCCCGCTACTACGACGTCTTCGCCACCGTCGGCGGCAATCGT GCGACGACGTACCGTGGCCTCCCCGACGGTAACTTGGCTGTTCTGCAAGCATACATTGATGCGGAC GATGCTCAGTCATTCTACACTCTGAGCTGGGCTTGTGACCTTGACGGCACACCACTGCTAGTGGCAGCAGGAAGCAATGCGGTCATTCGGGTCATCAACTGTGCCACCGAGAAGTTGTTTAAG AGTTTTCTTGGCCATGGTGATTCAATAAATGAGATAAGAACTCAACCATTGAAGCCTTCGCTCTTCATTTCTGCAAGCAAG GACGAGTCTGTTAGGCTATGGAATGTCCATACAGGTATCTGCATCTTGATTTTTGCTGGAGGAGGAGGTCACCGTAATGAAGTATTGAGTGTT GACTTCCACCCTTCTGATATCTACCGAATTGCCAGTTGTGGCATGGATAATACTGTTAAAATCTGGTCAATGAAAG AATTTTGGCCATACGTGGAGAAATCCTTTACATGGACTGACCTTCCATCAAAATTTCCAACGAAATTTGTTCAATTTCCG CTCATGACTTCCGTGGTTCATTCTAACTATGTTGACTGTACTAGGTGGCTTGGTGACTTCATCCTGTCGAAG AGTGTTGACAATGAAATTGTTCTGTGGGAGCCAAAAATAAAAGAGCAGGGTCCCGGCGAG GGTAGCATTGATGTTCTTCAGAAGTACCCTGTGCCTGATTGTGACATTTGGTTTATCAAATTCTCATGTGATTTTCACTTCAATCAATTAGCAATAG GCAACCGCGAAGGCAAAATCTATGTGTGGGAAGTGCAGGCGAGCCCTCCTGTGCTAATTACCCG GCTGAGTAGTCCACAATGCAAAATGCCAATAAGGCAGACTGCAGTGTCGTTTGATGGAAG CACGATCCTTGCCTGCGGCGAGGATGGCAGCATATACCGCTGGGATGaagtggaacatcaagctgcaaaAAATTGA
- the LOC123147439 gene encoding uncharacterized protein isoform X1 yields MTGHGATTRYLTAADNGDELSSSIVVGKYHRHLQSTPPTKSYGKGAAAAFAKELGYFNTGKHVSQMKDRKRATNPMNDEPKRRTVFQNISEKHLDMDDSKLDLKFCTESRQKKNFVEPKDLSHKLQTEDLTFGSSTKRWYHSKNRTYQYGRLNTGNENKELVFFSDEDTKPAKSVDVKVANKRQIGNTIGMSQQTILSRARRR; encoded by the exons ATGACGGGTCACGGGGCCACGACGCGTTACCTCACCGCCGCTG ATAATGGTGATGAGCTCAGCAGCAGCATCGTTGTTGGTAAATACCATCGGCACTTACAGTCTACTCCACCTACAAAGAGCTATGGGAAG GGCGCTGCAGCAGCATTCGCTAAAGAGCTAGGCTATTTTAACACAGGCAAACATGTTTCCCAAATGAAAGATCGGAAAAGAGCAACAAATCCCATGAATGATGAACCAAAAAGGCGTACAGTTTTTCAAAATATTTCTGAGAAACATTTAGATATGGATGATAGCAAGTTAGATTTGAAGTTCTGTACAGAAAGTCGACAGAAAAAAAACTTTGTTGAGCCAAAGGACTTGTCCCATAAACTACAGACAGAAGATCTTACTTTTGGGAGTTCGACCAAGAG ATGGTACCATTCCAAGAATCGGACCTACCAATATGGGAGGTTAAATACAGGAAACGAGAATAAG GAATTGGTTTTCTTCAGTGACGAAGATACAAAACCCGCTAAATCTGTTGATGTCAAGGTGGCTAATAAACGGCAAATTGGTAACACAATAG